A single region of the Denticeps clupeoides chromosome 18, fDenClu1.1, whole genome shotgun sequence genome encodes:
- the LOC114768435 gene encoding protocadherin gamma-A11-like isoform X4: protein MTEGTGKLDRTWRSCLYFVGLFYLFTKTSAQIRYSIQEELKVGSSVGNLAKDLGLDLETVAGRNLRVVTGARQELFQVNQNGGALLVTRRIDREALCAKTTPCMVNLKAVVENPLAMHQIAVEIADVNDNAPVFSDENYNIEVLESATTGARFQLEGAHDPDVGLNDLHSYKLSQNAFFRLETESFGENDKIPFLVLQRSLDREHVAEIKLQLAAVDGGKPQNSGVLNVTVIVSDVNDNAPVCDRSQRSVSVKENAPAGTFLIRLNATDSDEGVNGEIEYSLRSKFRNGESDIFVLDNRTGELKIKGQLDFEENQVYELKIVAADRGSVSLSTQCSVVVKVEDVNDNQPEIEITSLSGRIAEDAPPGTVVALVGISDLDSGDNGQIKCFLPGGVPFNLRPSPDGHFYSLVTSENIDKESMSSYDIEIIAKDLGTPPLCSTKVIHVQIEDVNDNSPLFSQSPYTFYVTENNKPGASIFSVSANDVDEGDNARVSYSLDRTGPGQGITSFLSINEENGTIYALKSFDFESVKTFRFHVIAKDSGRPPLASNVKVNVFIQDQNDNAPVILSPVGTNGSAQGAAEIARYVNGGHLVTKVRAYDPDVGYNGWLLFSLLEVSDHSLFSLDRYTGQIRTLRSLTETDEAEHRLLIGVKDNGNISLSATATLTIKVLEPKEAFAASDVESSVADEGENRLVFYLMVTLGSVSGLLLISIIILIVMQCSKSTDYSSKFLQQDTNYDGTLCHSIQYRSGEKRYMLVGPRMSIGSTIVPGSNGNTLVVPDRRRTASGEDCVYPGWILQHRASQAHSHTGMHADG, encoded by the coding sequence ATGACAGAAGGGACAGGAAAGCTGGACAGAACTTGGCGGTCGTGCCTCTATTTTGTAGGCCTGTTTTATCTTTTCACCAAGACGTCGGCTCAGATCCGTTATTCGATTCAAGAGGAATTAAAGGTCGGGTCCAGCGTTGGAAACCTCGCGAAGGATTTGGGACTGGACCTGGAGACCGTGGCCGGTCGGAACCTTCGCGTTGTGACGGGAGCCAGACAGGAGCTTTTTCAGGTAAACCAGAATGGAGGCGCTTTGCTCGTCACCCGGAGGATAGACAGAGAAGCCCTGTGCGCCAAAACAACACCGTGCATGGTGAATCTCAAAGCTGTCGTTGAAAATCCGCTAGCGATGCATCAAATTGCAGTCGAAATCGCTGACGTGAATGACAACGCGCCTGTTTTTTCTGACGAAAACTATAATATAGAGGTGCTTGAATCAGCAACAACTGGAGCACGATTCCAGCTGGAGGGGGCACACGACCCCGACGTGGGACTGAACGATTTGCATTCGTATAAATTAAGCCAAAACGCATTTTTTCGATTAGAAACGGAATCTTTTGGCgaaaatgacaaaatacctTTCTTGGTCTTACAAAGGTCCTTAGACAGGGAACACGTCGCAGAGATAAAACTGCAGCTGGCCGCTGTGGATGGGGGGAAGCCTCAGAACTCGGGGGTTCTGAACGTGACAGTCATCGTGTCCGACGTCAACGACAATGCGCCAGTGTGCGACAGATCGCAACGTTCCGTGAGCGTTAAAGAAAACGCGCCGGCCGGGACTTTTTTGATCCGGCTTAACGCGACCGATTCCGACGAAGGGGTGAACGGGGAGATCGAGTACTCGTTACGCAGCAAATTCAGAAACGGCGAGTCCGACATTTTTGTCCTAGACAACAGAACCGGGGAGCTTAAAATAAAGGGTCAGTTGGACTTCGAAGAGAACCAGGTGTACGAACTCAAGATTGTGGCAGCGGACAGGGGGTCGGTATCGCTGTCCACGCAGTGCAGTGTCGTTGTCAAGGTAGAGGACGTTAACGACAACCAGCCTGAAATCGAAATCACTTCTTTGTCTGGCCGCATAGCGGAGGACGCGCCGCCGGGTACAGTAGTGGCGCTGGTGGGAATCTCGGACCTGGACTCTGGTGACAATGGACAAATAAAGTGCTTCTTACCTGGCGGTGTGCCGTTCAACCTGAGGCCGTCGCCGGACGGCCACTTTTACTCCCTCGTCACCAGTGAAAACATCGACAAGGAGTCGATGTCGAGTTATGACATCGAAATAATAGCCAAAGATTTGGGGACCCCTCCTTTATGCTCCACTAAAGTAATTCACGTGCAGATAGAGGACGTAAACGACAACAGTCCCCTGTTCAGTCAAAGTCCTTACACTTTCTACGTGACGGAGAACAATAAACCTGGCGCGTCCATATTTTCAGTAAGTGCGAATGACGTGGACGAGGGGGACAACGCGCGTGTCTCCTACTCTTTAGACCGTACAGGTCCCGGACAGGGTATAACATCTTTTCTCAGCATTAACGAGGAAAACGGGACCATTTACGCGCTGAAAAGTTTTGATTTCGAGTCCGTGAAAACGTTCAGGTTCCACGTGATCGCCAAGGACTCGGGAAGGCCGCCGCTTGCCAGTAACGTGAAGGTGAACGTGttcatccaggaccagaacGACAACGCGCCGGTGATTCTGTCTCCTGTCGGAACCAACGGTTCGGCGCAAGGCGCCGCAGAGATCGCGCGTTACGTGAACGGTGGTCATTTGGTGACCAAGGTCCGAGCCTATGACCCGGATGTAGGTTACAACGGGTGGCTCCTGTTTTCTCTCTTAGAAGTCAGTGACCACAGCCTCTTTAGCCTGGACCGCTACACTGGACAGATAAGGACCCTGCGGTCACTCACAGAGACGGACGAGGCGGAGCACAGGCTGCTGATTGGCGTGAAAGACAACGGGAACATTTCACTTTCCGCGACTGCCACGCTCACGATTAAAGTTCTGGAGCCTAAAGAGGCTTTCGCGGCCTCGGACGTGGAAAGCTCAGTTGCAGACGAAGGCGAGAACCGCCTCGTGTTTTATTTGATGGTGACTCTGGGGTCAGTTTCGGGCCTTTTGCTCATCAGCATAATCATATTAATAGTCATGCAGTGCTCCAAATCTACAGACTATTCGTCGAAGTTCTTGCAGCAGGACACCAACTACGACGGGACACTGTGCCACAGCATCCAGTACCGATCAGGAGAGAAGCGCTACATGTTGGTTGGGCCCAGAATGAGCATCGGTTCTACTATAGTTCCTGGGAGCAATGGGAACACGCTTGTTGTACCTGATCGTCGCAGGACAGCGTCTGGAGAG
- the LOC114768435 gene encoding protocadherin alpha-7-like isoform X7, translated as MGDGKQRRGFERVCAALFASLLLCVGQQAFAQIRYSIPEEVKEGNVVGNISKDLGLDVHTLTERRFRIVSGSKDGLFQVNQNNGILRVQRNIDREELCDSNSECLVNLKIVVENPLELHYVGVEITDVNDHAPSFQEKEKRLEIAENRLAGARFQLQAARDPDIGTNTVRSYKISQNEHFDLQVREREQEKIPYLVLQKPLDRETRSVHRLVLTALDGGNPPKSGTLNVTISVLDSNDNPPIFSKELYSVTIPENVDLGTVVLKVKATDIDEGPNGEIEYVFGPDLDPIIRNIFALDSITGEIQVKAPLDFEDREVFKVDVQAMDKGQPPFTVECGVIIKILDVNDNTPDIEVTSLFNVVSEDSKPGTVIALISVLDKDSGVNGKVTCSVPADVPFELKSSVQDNMYSLVTKGHLDRETTARYDVTITASDFGQPPLSASKTLSVQVADVNDNRPEFRQNQLEFYLPENNAPGASVFSVSSSDLDLNENAAVSYQIVRGHGAQDELASFLNVNSENGVISALKSFDFEKVKTFKFQVRAVDSGSPPLSTNVTVTVFILDQNDNPPVILSPTNANGSAEGVEEIPRNVNAGHLVTKVRAYDRDVGYNGWLLFSLQYITDHTLFGLDRYTGQIRTLRSFTETDDAEHKMVITVKDNGNVSLSATATVIIKAVEPKEAFASADVKSTQEDGEENHMTFYLVITLGTVSVLFIISIVVLIAMQCSKSPDCSSKYLQDANYDGTLCHSIQYRSGDKRYMLVGPRMSIGSTIVPGSNGNTLIVPNRRRRLSGEDCVYPGWILQHRASQAHSHTGMHADG; from the coding sequence ATGGGAGACGGAAAACAAAGACGCGGGTTTGAGCGCGTGTGCGCTGCTCTCTTTGCATCGTTGCTGCTCTGCGTCGGACAGCAGGCTTTCGCGCAGATACGGTATTCCATCCCAGAAGAAGTCAAGGAAGGGAACGTTGTTGGAAATATAAGCAAGGATCTGGGTCTCGACGTCCATACCCTGACGGAGAGACGCTTTCGTATCGTGTCCGGGTCGAAAGACGGGCTTTTCCAGGTGAACCAGAACAATGGAATTTTACGCGTTCAGAGAAACATCGACAGGGAAGAGCTGTGCGACAGTAACAGTGAGTGTTTGGTTAATCTTAAGATTGTAGTCGAGAACCCTTTAGAGCTGCACTACGTTGGAGTCGAGATAACAGACGTAAACGATCACGCCCCGAGCTTCCAGGAGAAGGAGAAGCGTCTTGAAATAGCAGAGAACAGGCTGGCGGGGGCACGGTTTCAGCTGCAAGCCGCGCGCGACCCCGATATCGGAACGAATACAGTCAGGTCGTACAAGATCAGTCAAAACGAGCATTTCGATCTGCAAGTGAGGGAGAGGGAACAAGAAAAAATCCCTTATTTAGTACTGCAGAAGCCACTGGACAGAGAAACCAGATCCGTGCACAGGCTCGTTCTAACAGCACTTGATGGCGGGAATCCTCCAAAATCTGGGACCCTCAATGTCACAATTTCTGTCCTCGATTCGAACGATAACCCACCGATATTCAGTAAAGAGCTTTACTCCGTGACGATACCGGAAAACGTCGATTTGGGAACGGTTGTATTAAAAGTTAAGGCCACTGATATCGACGAAGGTCCGAACGGGGAAATAGAATACGTCTTTGGACCAGACCTGGACCCGATCATACGTAACATTTTCGCATTAGACTCTATTACAGGTGAAATTCAAGTAAAAGCTCCTCTTGATTTTGAAGACAGGGAGGTATTTAAAGTGGACGTTCAGGCGATGGATAAGGGACAGCCCCCATTTACGGTCGAATGTGGggttattattaaaattttaGATGTCAATGACAACACGCCGGATATAGAGGTGACGTCCCTTTTTAATGTGGTCTCGGAAGACTCCAAACCCGGAACAGTCATTGCTCTAATCAGCGTTTTAGATAAAGACTCCGGGGTTAACGGGAAAGTCACGTGTAGCGTGCCCGCGGACGTCCCTTTCGAGTTAAAATCGTCTGTCCAAGACAACATGTATTCCCTCGTAACTAAAGGCCACCTAGACAGGGAGACCACGGCGAGGTATGACGTCACCATCACTGCCAGCGACTTCGGGCAGCCGCCCCTTTCTGCGTCAAAAACCTTGAGCGTGCAGGTGGcggacgtgaacgacaacagACCGGAATTTCGACAGAACCAACTCGAGTTTTATCTGCCGGAGAACAACGCGCCGGGTGCGTCCGTATTTTCTGTAAGCTCGTCCGATCTGGACCTTAACGAAAACGCCGCAGTTTCCTATCAGATAGTCAGGGGCCACGGTGCGCAGGACGAACTCGCGTCTTTCCTCAACGTCAATTCCGAAAACGGCGTGATTTCCGCGCTGAAGAGCTTCGACTTCGAAAAAGTCAAAACGTTCAAGTTCCAGGTGCGCGCTGTGGACTCCGGAAGCCCTCCTTTAAGTACCAACGTCACGGTGACAGTGTTCATTTTGGACCAGAACGACAACCCTCCGGTTATCCTGTCTCCGACCAACGCGAACGGCTCTGCTGAGGGTGTCGAGGAGATTCCACGCAACGTGAACGCCGGCCACCTGGTGACTAAAGTGCGGGCTTACGACCGTGACGTGGGATACAACGGCTGGTTACTGTTTTCTTTACAATACATCACAGACCACACCCTTTTTGGGCTGGACCGCTACACGGGACAGATAAGGACGCTACGTTCATTTACAGAAACCGACGACGCAGAGCACAAGATGGTCATAACTGTGAAGGACAATGGAAACGTGTCACTTTCAGCTACAGCTACTGTGATCATCAAGGCCGTAGAGCCAAAAGAAGCATTCGCCTCTGCCGACGTTAAAAGCACGCAAGAAGATGGCGAAGAAAACCACATGACTTTTTACCTGGTCATAACTTTGGGAACAGTGTCCGTGTTGTTCATCATCAGCATCGTGGTGCTTATCGCCATGCAGTGCTCAAAGTCACCCGACTGTTCATCAAAGTACTTACAGGACGCGAACTATGACGGGACCTTGTGTCACAGCATCCAGTACAGGTCTGGAGATAAGCGCTACATGTTAGTTGGGCCCAGAATGAGCATCGGTTCCACTATAGTTCCTGGCAGCAACGGGAATACTCTAATAGTACCAAACCGGAGAAGAAGACTTTCTGGGGAG
- the LOC114768435 gene encoding protocadherin alpha-7-like isoform X5: protein MRSGGQRRKRGFWWTALHFSVLLCLREQTSAQIRYSIPEETKEGSVVGNAGKDLGLDIGTLLDRRFRIVSGSRDALFEVNQNNGVLFVHRNIDREALCEGGGACVMNLKIAVENPLEIHYVSVEISDVNDHSPAFPDKEKRLEISESTVTGARFQLQAAHDPDAGINSVRHYKLSPNEHFDLEIRDRGEDKLPFLVLQRPLDREQQDEHHLLLSAVDGGNPARSGTLNITVHVLDANDNRPVFGLDVYSTELDENVEPGTIVIQIHATDIDEGTNGDVGYSFGSDVNPKVRDVFSLDTVTGEIRVKGDIDFEKNGIYKLDVQASDNGQPPMTTDCRVIIKIQDVNDNKPEIEVTSLSNVVPEDAKPGTVIALISVTDKDSGLNGKVQCVLVENTTFELKPSVQDNMYSLVTRARLDRERASRYEVTVKATDLGVPPLCVLKMLSVDVSDVNDNRPEFSQNPIELYLAENNVPGARVLTVSASDKDANENAAVTYQVVRGDATQNDVASFVNVNSETGSVHALKSFDFEKTKTFTFHVLATDAGVPPLGSNVTVRVFILDENDNPPVILSPANANGTAEGVEEVLRNVNAGCLVAKVRAYDADVGYNGWLLFSLQEITDHTLFGLDRYTGQIRTLRSFAETDEPRHKLVVLVKDNGNVSLSATATVIIRAVEPKEAFAASDTESSINDEEEYDVSFYLTITLGSVSVLFLISIVVLVAMQCSKPADYSSKYLQEANYDGTLCHSIQYRSGDKRYMLVGPRMSIGSTVVPGSNGNTLVIPDRRRSASGEDCVYPGWILQHRASQAHSHTGMHADG from the coding sequence ATGAGAAGCGGAGGACAAAGGCGCAAACGGGGCTTCTGGTGGACAGCTTTACATTTTTCCGTCCTGCTCTGCCTGCGCGAGCAGACGTCGGCACAAATCAGGTATTCGATCCCCGAGGAAACGAAGGAGGGATCCGTCGTTGGAAATGCCGGCAAGGACTTGGGACTTGATATCGGTACATTATTGGACAGGCGGTTTCGCATCGTTTCTGGATCCAGGGACGCGCTCTTCGAGGTAAACCAGAACAATGGCGTCCTGTTCGTGCACAGAAACATCGATAGAGAGGCGCTGTGTGAGGGCGGAGGGGCTTGCGTAATGAATCTTAAGATTGCGGTCGAAAACCCTTTGGAGATCCACTACGTCAGCGTGGAAATATCGGATGTTAACGATCATTCCCCTGCGTTCCCTGACAAAGAGaagcggctggaaatttcagaGAGCACCGTCACAGGAGCGCGTTTTCAGCTCCAAGCCGCGCACGACCCCGATGCGGGAATAAATTCCGTCCGGCATTACAAATTAAGCCCGAACGAGCATTTCGATTTAGAAATAAGAGACAGGGGAGAGGACAAGCTGCCTTTCCTCGTGTTACAGAGGCCGCTGGACCGGGAGCAGCAAGACGAACATCATTTGCTGTTGTCGGCTGTGGACGGAGGGAACCCAGCTCGGTCCGGGACTCTGAATATCACAGTTCACGTGCTCGACGCCAACGACAACCGGCCCGTTTTCGGTCTAGATGTGTACTCTACCGAGTTGGATGAAAACGTGGAGCCCGGCACCATTGTAATTCAAATCCACGCGACTGATATAGACGAAGGTACTAACGGGGATGTTGGCTACTCGTTTGGCAGCGACGTAAATCCGAAGGTGCGCGACGTTTTTAGCTTGGACACTGTAACGGGCGAGATTCGTGTTAAAGGTGACATAGATTTCGAGAAAAATGGCATTTACAAACTGGACGTTCAGGCCTCGGACAACGGACAGCCTCCCATGACTACTGACTGTCGGGTTATAATAAAGATTCAGGATGTCAATGACAACAAACCGGAAATAGAGGTGACGTCGCTGTCAAATGTCGTGCCGGAAGACGCTAAACCAGGTACGGTTATAGCGCTTATTAGCGTCACAGACAAAGACTCCGGCCTGAATGGTAAAGTTCAGTGCGTCCTGGTCGAAAATACGACATTTGAGTTGAAGCCATCGGTTCAGGATAACATGTATTCACTTGTGACCAGAGCGCGTTTGGATCGAGAGCGCGCGTCGCGTTACGAGGTCACAGTGAAGGCCACCGACCTCGGCGTGCCGCCGTTGTGCGTGTTAAAAATGCTGAGCGTGGACGTATCAGACGTCAACGACAACAGGCCAGAATTTTCACAGAACCCGATCGAGTTGTACTTAGCAGAAAACAACGTTCCGGGTGCGCGCGTACTCACCGTGAGCGCGTCCGATAAGGACGCGAACGAAAACGCCGCGGTGACGTACCAGGTCGTCAGAGGGGATGCGACGCAGAACGACGTGGCCTCTTTTGTAAACGTTAACTCTGAAACGGGCAGCGTTCACGCGCTGAAAAGTTTTGACTTTGAAAAGACCAAAACGTTCACGTTCCACGTGCTCGCCACGGACGCCGGTGTCCCCCCGCTGGGCAGTAACGTGACGGTGCGCGTTTTCATCCTCGACGAGAATGACAACCCTCCGGTGATCCTGTCTCCGGCTAACGCCAATGGCACTGCGGAAGGAGTGGAGGAGGTGCTCCGCAACGTGAACGCCGGCTGCTTGGTGGCGAAGGTCCGAGCTTATGACGCAGACGTGGGGTACAACGGCTGGTTGTTGTTTTCGCTTCAGGAAATTACTGACCACACTCTATTCGGTCTGGACCGCTACACGGGGCAGATAAGGACCCTTAGGTCCTTCGCAGAAACAGACGAGCCTCGCCATAAACTTGTCGTTTTGGTCAAAGACAACGGGAACGTTTCGCTCTCAGCCACGGCGACCGTCATCATCAGGGCGGTGGAGCCTAAAGAGGCTTTCGCAGCTTCAGACACCGAAAGCTCGATTAACGACGAAGAGGAATATGACGTCTCGTTTTATCTGACCATCACCCTGGGCTCAGTTTCAGTCCTGTTCCTCATCAGTATAGTCGTCCTCGTAGCCATGCAGTGTTCGAAGCCTGCGGACTATTCGTCCAAATATTTACAAGAAGCGAATTACGACGGGACACTCTGCCACAGCATCCAGTACCGATCCGGAGACAAACGGTACATGTTAGTGGGGCCCAGAATGAGCATCGGTTCCACTGTAGTCCCAGGCAGCAACGGGAACACTCTGGTTATACCGGACCGGAGGAGGAGCGCATCTGGAGAG
- the LOC114768435 gene encoding protocadherin alpha-8-like isoform X11, whose translation MGDATRKSDPAWIFLCFSLMLFGEPTLSLTKYSVPEEVNEGTAVGNVAKDLGLDVRVLSERRFRIVSGSKDSLFQVNDHNGVLYVGKSIDREELCDSSAACLINLKIAVENPLEIHYVDVEVADVNDHSPSFPETELRFEIAESTPAGEAFQLQPARDPDTGQNSVRFYKLSQSDLFELELRDNGESAKIPFLRLRSGLDRELQSTHHLVLTAVDGGSPPRSGTINITVSVLDNNDNRPVFDKDEYVVDIMENIATGTVVIRVNATDLDEGLNGEVVYAFVRNLKRIVYEIFDLDKNTGEITVRGSVDFEETEIYRADVAASDKGQPPKTTNCKVVIKVTDVNDNAPEVDVTSLTNSVREDAKPETVVALISVSDKDSGDNGRVECTLSENVPFGLKPSFKDNMYSLVTTSRLDRERESSYEIQIRAKDFGRPTLRSFKSLRIQISDVNDNCPEFPQNPLELYLPENNAPGASVFSVSATDRDLHENALITYRLVKSDPAHGELASFLNINSENGNIHAMMSFDFEKLKSFHLLVEARDSGTPQLSSNVTVNVFILDQNDNVPVILFPVSANGSAEAVEEIPRNVHAGHLVTKVRACDADIGYNGWLLFSVQEITDHTLFGLDRYTGQIRTLRAFTESDETRHKLVILVKDNGNVSLSATATVIVNVVEPREAFAASDFKSAVKDGHESDATFYLIVTLGSVSVLFLASIVILIAMQCSKSTDNYPKYTQETNYDGTLCHSIQYRSGDKRYMLVGPRMSIGSTVVPSSKANTLVVGDDRRRTSEEDCVYPGWILQHRASQAHSHTGMHADG comes from the coding sequence ATGGGAGACGCGACGCGGAAATCGGACCCTGCGTGGatttttctgtgcttttctcTGATGCTGTTCGGGGAACCGACATTGAGCCTGACAAAGTATTCCGTTCCAGAGGAGGTGAATGAGGGGACTGCGGTTGGAAACGTCGCGAAGGATTTGGGTCTCGACGTCCGCGTTTTGTCGGAGAGACGCTTTCGCATTGTTTCGGGATCGAAAGACTCGCTTTTTCAGGTAAACGACCACAACGGCGTTTTGTATGTGGGTAAAAGCATCGACCGGGAGGAGCTCTGCGATTCCAGCGCTGCCTGCTTGATAAACTTGAAAATCGCTGTGGAAAATCCTCTCGAGATTCACTACGTGGACGTGGAGGTGGCAGATGTGAACGATCATTCTCCGAGCTTCCCCGAGACGGAGCTGCGGTTTGAAATTGCCGAGTCGACCCCCGCCGGGGAGGCTTTTCAGCTGCAGCCTGCGCGCGATCCCGACACCGGCCAGAACTCGGTTCGCTTTTATAAATTAAGTCAGTCCGACCTGTTCGAACTTGAGCTGCGAGACAACGGCGAGAGCGCGAAGATACCGTTTTTACGATTAAGGTCGGGTCTGGACAGAGAATTGCAGTCCACACATCATTTGGTTCTGACTGCAGTCGATGGCGGCAGCCCGCCGAGATCAGGCACCATCAACATCACCGTTAGTGTGCTGGATAACAATGACAACAGACCGGTATTCGATAAAGACGAGTATGTGGTCGACATAATGGAAAATATTGCCACCGGCACGGTCGTGATTCGGGTCAACGCCACAGATCTGGACGAAGGTTTAAACGGGGAGGTGGTTTACGCGTTCGTTCGAAATTTAAAGAGGATCGTGTACGAGATTTTCGATTTGGATAAGAACACAGGTGAAATCACGGTGAGGGGAAGCGTCGATTTTGAAGAGACTGAAATCTACAGGGCTGACGTTGCAGCTTCGGATAAAGGCCAACCACCCAAAACCACCAACTGCAAGGTAGTTATAAAGGTAACTGATGTGAACGACAACGCGCCCGAGGTGGACGTGACGTCACTGACCAATTCCGTGCGCGAAGACGCAAAACCGGAGACGGTTGTGGCGCTCATTAGTGTTTCAGACAAAGATTCCGGGGACAATGGCAGAGTAGAATGTACCCTGTCAGAAAACGTACCTTTTGGGTTAAAACCGTCCTTTAAGGATAACATGTATTCCTTAGTAACAACGAGTCGTTTGGACAGAGAGCGCGAGTCCTCTTATGAAATACAAATCAGAGCCAAAGATTTCGGTCGGCCCACGCTGCGCTCGTTTAAAAGCCTGCGAATTCAGATTTCAGATGTAAACGACAACTGCCCAGAATTTCCACAGAACCCTCTCGAGCTCTACCTGCCGGAAAACAACGCCCCCGGCGCGTCAGTATTCTCGGTCAGTGCCACTGACCGCGATCTACACGAGAACGCGCTGATCACGTATCGTCTGGTTAAAAGTGACCCCGCGCACGGCGAGTTGGCGTCCTTCCTGAACATCAACTCGGAGAACGGGAACATCCACGCCATGATGAGTTTCGATTTCGAAAAGCTCAAGTCGTTCCACCTCCTGGTAGAGGCGCGAGACTCTGGGACGCCGCAGCTCAGCAGCAATGTCACCGTGAACGTGTTCATTCTGGACCAGAACGACAACGTCCCCGTCATTCTGTTTCCCGTCAGCGCAAATGGCTCCGCTGAAGCGGTGGAAGAGATTCCTCGTAACGTCCACGCGGGTCACCTGGTGACTAAAGTGAGGGCCTGCGACGCGGATATTGGGTACAACGGGTGGCTGCTGTTTTCGGTACAAGAAATCACCGACCACACGCTTTTCGGTTTGGACCGATACACGGGACAGATAAGGACTCTTCGGGCGTTCACGGAGAGTGACGAAACGCGCCACAAGCTGGTCATACTCGTGAAGGACAACGGCAACGTGTCCCTCTCCGCGACTGCTACAGTGATCGTTAACGTGGTGGAACCCAGGGAGGCTTTCGCAGCCTCCGATTTTAAAAGCGCGGTGAAAGATGGCCACGAAAGCGACGCAACGTTTTATCTGATCGTCACCCTGGGATCCGTTTCTGTGCTGTTCCTCGCCAGCATCGTTATCCTGATCGCAATGCAATGCTCGAAATCGACGGACAATTATCCAAAATACACGCAAGAGACCAATTACGACGGAACACTGTGCCACAGCATCCAGTACCGATCCGGAGATAAACGGTACATGCTGGTTGGGCCCAGAATGAGCATCGGTTCCACTGTCGTGCCAAGCAGCAAAGCGAACACTCTAGTCGTAGGTGATGATAGGAGGAGAACGTCTGAAGAG